A genomic stretch from Halopiger aswanensis includes:
- the hemB gene encoding porphobilinogen synthase — MDLTHRPRRLRQDGVRGLVSETSLEPTDFIAPVFVDATTDERVPIESMPGHERVPIDEAVARVEEVLETGVEAVMLFGIPESKDAEGTRAWAEDGVIQEATRRVTAETEAYVITDVCLCEYTTHGHCGPLEEELRGEDHEHGPACDHDPDPTLTVDNDAALESLARTAVSHAEAGADMVAPSSMMDGMVGAIRAGLDDEGYEHVPIMSYAAKYESAFYGPFRDAADGAPSFGDRRHYQMDPANSREALREVRLDAQEGADVMMVKPALPYLDIVSAVRREFDHPVAAYNVSGEYAMLHAAAEKGWLDLEEVARESLLSIKRAGADLILTYFAEDVASEL, encoded by the coding sequence ATGGACCTTACACATCGCCCCAGACGGCTCCGCCAGGACGGCGTGCGCGGGCTCGTCAGCGAGACGAGCCTCGAGCCGACCGACTTCATCGCGCCGGTGTTCGTCGACGCGACGACCGACGAACGGGTGCCGATCGAATCGATGCCCGGCCACGAGCGCGTGCCGATCGACGAGGCGGTCGCCCGCGTCGAGGAAGTCCTCGAGACCGGCGTCGAAGCGGTCATGCTGTTCGGGATTCCCGAATCGAAAGATGCCGAGGGAACCCGCGCGTGGGCCGAAGATGGTGTCATCCAGGAAGCCACGCGTCGAGTCACCGCTGAAACCGAGGCCTACGTCATCACCGACGTCTGCCTCTGCGAGTACACGACCCACGGCCACTGCGGCCCGCTCGAGGAGGAACTGCGCGGCGAGGACCACGAGCACGGCCCCGCCTGCGACCACGATCCTGACCCGACCCTAACCGTCGACAACGACGCCGCCCTCGAGTCGCTCGCCCGGACCGCCGTCTCCCACGCCGAGGCGGGCGCGGACATGGTCGCACCGAGCAGCATGATGGACGGCATGGTCGGCGCCATCCGCGCAGGCCTCGACGACGAGGGGTACGAACACGTCCCGATCATGAGCTACGCGGCGAAGTACGAGAGCGCCTTCTACGGGCCGTTCCGCGATGCGGCGGATGGTGCCCCCTCGTTCGGCGACCGCCGCCACTACCAGATGGACCCCGCCAACTCGCGCGAAGCCCTGCGGGAAGTACGTCTCGACGCCCAGGAGGGCGCCGACGTGATGATGGTCAAACCCGCACTCCCCTACCTCGATATCGTCAGCGCCGTCCGCCGGGAGTTCGACCACCCCGTCGCCGCCTACAACGTCTCCGGCGAGTACGCGATGCTCCACGCCGCCGCCGAGAAAGGCTGGCTCGACCTAGAGGAGGTCGCCCGCGAGTCGCTGCTGTCGATCAAGCGGGCCGGCGCGGATCTGATTCTCACCTACTTCGCCGAGGACGTCGCATCTGAACTGTAG
- a CDS encoding ammonium transporter produces MEPTVLQTEVEMLTEAINYTWILVATFLIFFMHAGFAMLEAGQVRSKNVANQLTKNLLTWSVGVTVFFLIGATVEGLVAGNGLSFQFESAASGWIDWLYGAVFAMTAATIVSGAVAGRAKLRAYVTYTFLLAAVIYPVVTGLTWAGEHLAYGDVLFHDFAGGMIVHGMGGIAGLTAAWVLGPRMDRYNSDGTANVIPGHSLTFAALGTLILAFGWYGFNVGTSAIIGEGAFLGDQLGRVALTTTVAMACGAMGAGLVAWLKTGKVDTLYVANGLLAGLAAITAIPDTTAWWGAFVVGGLAGIQLPLVFEFVEQYLKIDDVCAVFPVHGSAGVLGTLLFPFVAAPGVVESVTNAFVAQVIGVVVITAWTVVATGLIWFVFKAAGQARVSPEHERDGLDVSEHGVDTYPEFGQHDVDVATDGGELRTDGGTDEKIIRTDGGKPNDGELKMITAIIRPDKLGDVKKALAEVGAPSLTVTNVSGRGSQPAKKGQWRGEEYTVDLHQKVKIECVVADIPAQDVVEAIGEAANTGEPGDGKIFVIPVEGAYQVRTGKTGQDAV; encoded by the coding sequence ATGGAACCGACCGTCCTCCAGACCGAGGTCGAGATGCTGACCGAGGCGATCAACTACACGTGGATCCTGGTCGCCACGTTCCTGATCTTCTTCATGCACGCCGGCTTCGCCATGCTCGAGGCGGGGCAGGTACGCTCGAAGAACGTCGCGAACCAGCTGACGAAGAACCTGCTGACGTGGTCGGTCGGCGTGACGGTGTTCTTCTTGATCGGCGCCACCGTGGAGGGCCTCGTCGCCGGAAACGGACTGTCGTTCCAGTTCGAGAGCGCTGCGTCGGGCTGGATCGACTGGCTGTACGGGGCCGTCTTCGCGATGACGGCGGCGACCATCGTGTCAGGGGCCGTCGCCGGCCGCGCGAAGCTCCGCGCGTACGTCACGTACACCTTCCTGCTGGCCGCGGTGATCTACCCGGTCGTCACCGGCCTCACGTGGGCCGGCGAGCACCTCGCGTACGGCGACGTCCTGTTCCACGACTTCGCGGGCGGGATGATCGTTCACGGCATGGGCGGCATCGCCGGGCTCACCGCCGCGTGGGTGCTCGGGCCGCGCATGGACCGATACAATAGCGACGGCACGGCGAACGTCATCCCCGGCCACTCGCTGACCTTCGCCGCGCTCGGCACGCTGATCCTCGCGTTCGGCTGGTACGGCTTCAACGTCGGTACCTCGGCGATCATCGGCGAGGGCGCGTTCCTCGGCGACCAGCTCGGTCGCGTCGCCCTGACGACGACGGTCGCGATGGCCTGCGGCGCGATGGGCGCCGGACTCGTCGCCTGGCTCAAGACCGGCAAAGTCGACACGCTGTACGTCGCGAACGGACTGCTGGCCGGCCTAGCCGCGATCACCGCGATCCCCGACACCACCGCGTGGTGGGGCGCGTTCGTCGTCGGCGGTCTCGCAGGCATCCAGCTGCCGCTCGTCTTCGAGTTCGTCGAGCAGTACCTGAAGATCGACGACGTCTGTGCGGTCTTCCCCGTCCACGGCTCCGCGGGGGTCCTCGGAACGTTGCTGTTCCCGTTCGTCGCCGCGCCGGGCGTCGTCGAGAGCGTCACGAACGCGTTCGTCGCTCAGGTCATCGGCGTCGTCGTCATCACCGCCTGGACGGTCGTCGCGACCGGCCTGATCTGGTTCGTGTTCAAGGCCGCCGGCCAGGCCCGCGTCTCCCCCGAACACGAGCGCGACGGGCTCGACGTCTCCGAACACGGCGTCGACACCTACCCCGAGTTCGGTCAGCACGACGTCGACGTCGCGACCGACGGCGGCGAACTCCGTACTGACGGCGGCACGGACGAGAAGATCATCCGCACGGACGGAGGCAAACCTAACGACGGCGAACTCAAGATGATCACCGCGATCATCCGTCCCGACAAGCTCGGCGACGTCAAGAAGGCCCTCGCCGAAGTCGGCGCGCCGTCGCTGACCGTCACCAACGTCTCCGGCCGCGGCTCACAGCCCGCGAAGAAGGGCCAGTGGCGCGGCGAGGAGTACACGGTCGACCTCCACCAGAAGGTCAAAATCGAGTGCGTCGTCGCCGACATCCCGGCCCAGGACGTCGTGGAAGCGATCGGCGAAGCTGCCAACACCGGCGAGCCGGGCGACGGCAAGATCTTCGTGATCCCCGTCGAGGGCGCCTACCAGGTCCGCACCGGCAAGACCGGACAGGACGCGGTCTAA
- the hemL gene encoding glutamate-1-semialdehyde 2,1-aminomutase has translation MNEDNSRELYDRALSVMPGGVNSAVRAAIEPYPFFVQKGDGGHVIDADGNRYVDWVLGLGPLLLGHDLPEPVQARIQRKASEGPMYGTPTEIEVDLAEFVVRHVPSVEKIRFVNSGTEATTSAVRLARGYTGRNKIVVNQGGYHGAQESTLVEGDAENPRPSSAGVPQSFAEHTLPVPFNDEEAVREVFEEHGDDIAAVLTEPILGNYGIVQPEDGYHEFLRDITAEHGSLLIFDEVITGFRVGGLGCAQSEFGVTPDLTTFGKIIGGGFPVGAIGGRAEIVENFTPSGDVFQAGTFSGHPVTMAAGLETLKFAAENDVYDHVNGIGEQLRTGLEEIVAEQAPEYTVAGTDSMFKVIFTRDGEAPKNAADVKNAETDRWRRIFWGKMKEQGVFLSQNQFECQFVSYGHTEEDVERTLEAYKEAL, from the coding sequence ATGAACGAAGACAACTCGCGCGAGCTGTACGATCGAGCGCTGTCGGTCATGCCCGGCGGCGTTAACTCCGCCGTGCGAGCGGCGATCGAACCGTACCCGTTCTTCGTCCAGAAAGGCGACGGCGGCCACGTGATCGACGCGGACGGGAACCGCTACGTCGACTGGGTGCTGGGACTCGGCCCGCTGCTTTTGGGCCACGACCTCCCCGAGCCCGTGCAGGCCCGTATCCAGCGGAAGGCCAGCGAGGGACCGATGTACGGGACGCCGACGGAGATCGAGGTCGACCTCGCGGAGTTCGTCGTCCGCCACGTTCCGAGCGTCGAGAAGATCCGGTTCGTCAACTCCGGGACGGAGGCGACGACCTCGGCGGTCCGGCTCGCACGCGGCTACACAGGTCGCAACAAGATCGTCGTCAACCAGGGCGGCTACCACGGCGCCCAGGAGTCGACGCTGGTCGAGGGCGACGCCGAGAATCCCCGGCCCTCCTCGGCGGGCGTCCCGCAGTCCTTTGCGGAACACACGCTGCCGGTACCGTTCAACGACGAGGAAGCGGTCCGCGAGGTCTTCGAGGAACACGGCGACGACATCGCCGCGGTGCTCACCGAACCCATCCTCGGCAACTACGGCATCGTCCAGCCCGAGGACGGCTACCACGAGTTCCTCCGCGACATTACGGCAGAGCACGGCTCCCTACTGATCTTCGACGAAGTGATTACGGGCTTCCGCGTCGGCGGCCTCGGCTGCGCCCAAAGCGAGTTCGGCGTCACGCCCGACCTGACTACCTTCGGCAAGATCATCGGCGGCGGCTTCCCCGTCGGCGCCATCGGCGGTCGCGCCGAGATCGTCGAGAACTTCACCCCCTCCGGCGACGTCTTCCAGGCCGGCACCTTCTCCGGCCACCCCGTCACGATGGCCGCCGGCCTCGAGACGCTCAAATTCGCCGCCGAGAACGACGTCTACGACCACGTCAATGGCATCGGCGAGCAGCTCCGGACCGGCCTCGAGGAGATCGTCGCCGAGCAGGCGCCGGAGTACACCGTCGCCGGGACGGACTCGATGTTCAAGGTGATCTTCACCCGTGACGGTGAGGCCCCAAAGAACGCCGCCGACGTCAAGAACGCCGAGACCGACCGCTGGCGTCGCATCTTCTGGGGGAAGATGAAAGAGCAGGGCGTGTTCCTCTCGCAGAACCAGTTCGAGTGCCAGTTCGTCAGCTACGGCCACACCGAGGAAGACGTCGAGCGGACCCTCGAGGCGTACAAGGAGGCGCTGTAG
- a CDS encoding sensor histidine kinase, producing the protein MHRLAGIDIGVGDRLPEYVLGFGALLTLVLLTEIGVLLAVGSTVVTDGVFLIGVVTTLPFLAGIAFGGYWLRGADLSPSRYPRIAGWILGSVFTFLLINVPIIAVMPPNWWAIVVGWIRWAVALGAGVGLLIGCIEARAIQRSLAAERAALRAAHLEEQRDYLDYLNTVLRHEVLNAATVINGYASLLREEAATTDQQRQWATVVMDEADEMATVIDDVRVLLRTTDGEWTREPIDVSRVLRDELEKLEHKWGPVALETSIPSPVHVRANELVARVFGNLLVNAVEHNDAERPRVSVTVEPGPDTVRIEIADNGPGIPDAEVDVLFERVEGRGSNHGLGLYLVRRLVTQFDGSVELVETGADGSTFAVELPTATPAQSTSESKPAPAVEN; encoded by the coding sequence ATGCACCGACTCGCCGGTATCGATATCGGTGTCGGTGATCGGCTCCCCGAGTACGTACTCGGATTCGGCGCGCTACTGACGCTCGTTTTACTCACCGAAATCGGCGTGCTCCTCGCCGTCGGTTCGACAGTTGTCACAGACGGCGTCTTTCTGATCGGCGTCGTTACGACGCTTCCCTTCCTCGCCGGTATCGCGTTCGGCGGGTACTGGCTTCGCGGGGCCGATCTCTCGCCGTCTCGGTACCCGCGGATAGCCGGATGGATCCTCGGCAGCGTGTTCACCTTTCTACTCATCAACGTCCCGATCATTGCCGTTATGCCGCCGAATTGGTGGGCGATTGTCGTCGGGTGGATCCGATGGGCCGTCGCCCTCGGCGCCGGCGTCGGGCTACTGATCGGCTGCATCGAAGCGCGGGCCATCCAACGCTCGCTGGCCGCCGAGCGGGCCGCGCTTCGGGCCGCGCACCTCGAGGAGCAGCGGGACTACCTGGACTACCTCAACACCGTCCTCCGCCACGAGGTGTTAAACGCCGCGACGGTTATCAACGGCTACGCGTCGCTGCTGCGCGAGGAGGCCGCGACGACCGACCAGCAGCGGCAGTGGGCGACGGTCGTCATGGACGAGGCCGACGAGATGGCGACCGTGATCGACGACGTCAGGGTGCTCCTCCGGACGACCGACGGCGAGTGGACCCGCGAGCCGATCGACGTCTCCCGCGTCCTGCGCGACGAACTCGAGAAACTCGAGCACAAGTGGGGGCCGGTTGCACTCGAGACGTCGATCCCTTCGCCGGTACACGTCCGAGCGAACGAACTGGTCGCTCGCGTCTTCGGGAACCTCCTCGTGAACGCGGTCGAACACAACGACGCCGAGCGGCCGCGCGTTTCGGTGACGGTCGAACCCGGACCGGATACCGTCCGGATCGAAATCGCGGACAACGGACCCGGAATCCCGGACGCGGAGGTCGATGTCCTCTTCGAACGGGTCGAAGGTCGCGGGAGCAACCACGGGCTCGGTCTCTATCTGGTCCGGCGGCTGGTAACCCAGTTCGACGGCTCGGTCGAACTCGTCGAGACCGGTGCTGACGGAAGCACGTTCGCGGTCGAACTGCCAACAGCGACCCCCGCCCAGTCTACCAGTGAGTCGAAACCGGCGCCTGCGGTCGAGAACTAA
- a CDS encoding nitric-oxide reductase large subunit: MQVTRKQLATFLATIFVVNLIVMGGGAWLSYANSPDIPDTIVGPDGEQVATSDDVRDGKEIFQENGLMNQGSILGRGSYYDTDYTADTLELKTEHMRAYYAQNEHDVAYEDLDASQQAAIDERVRQELQSSNYDDTQVEYSAAEGYAHEQVRQEYVERYYEGDRERGIPEEQVQSAEAAEDFADFALWTAWISHTDRPGSEASFTNDFPYSPAAGNDAGGPVMTWSVIAMVLLVGGAGIAIWLYQAVELPEPEAEGVSIPHPKEIDLTPSQLLSSRFVLIGALLFFAQTLLGGLLAHYYVERDDFFGLHEFLGIDIMQILPWSIARTWHVDLGILWIATIWLGAGLFLAPLLTGREPRKQALYVKGLIGALLVVAVGALAGIWLGINNFFDGQLWWLLGNEGLEYLEIGRVWQAGLLVGFLGWTALVARGFKPLLDREPRYGLAHMIVYAGGSIGLLFMAGFLYTPRTNIVVTEFWRWWVVHMWVEGVFEFFILVVIALTLVSMNLLRKKSAEKAVIFQAALVMGSGVIGVSHHYWWAGLPEVWLPIGSVFSTIEFIPLLFILYEALGQYRAMDGASKDFPYRMVFYFIVASSVWNFFGAGVIGFFINLPVISYFQSGTYLTVAHAHGAMFGAFGFLAMGMAVYILRVTTRESHWSERRLTWSFWLCNVGLALMLFLSLLPVGFLQLETAFTQGYAASRSLEFYNSGIIQTLFWLRMPGDTLLIAGAGIFAWDVVAKLLFQRKPTAEETHSHVIADRIFGDSDAIDPTDPAEPVSDDD, from the coding sequence ATGCAAGTAACCAGGAAACAACTCGCCACGTTCCTCGCGACGATTTTCGTCGTGAACCTCATCGTCATGGGCGGTGGGGCGTGGCTCTCGTACGCGAACTCGCCGGATATCCCCGACACGATCGTCGGACCCGACGGCGAGCAAGTCGCGACCAGCGACGACGTTCGCGACGGCAAGGAAATCTTCCAAGAGAACGGCTTGATGAACCAGGGGTCGATACTCGGGCGCGGCAGTTACTACGACACCGACTACACCGCCGACACGCTCGAGTTGAAGACCGAGCACATGCGCGCTTACTACGCGCAAAACGAACACGACGTAGCCTACGAGGATCTCGACGCGTCGCAGCAGGCGGCGATCGACGAGCGGGTCCGCCAAGAGTTGCAGTCGAGCAACTACGACGACACGCAGGTCGAGTACTCAGCCGCCGAAGGCTACGCGCACGAGCAGGTCCGCCAGGAGTACGTCGAGCGCTACTACGAGGGTGACCGCGAGCGCGGCATCCCCGAAGAACAGGTCCAGAGCGCCGAGGCCGCGGAGGACTTCGCCGACTTCGCGCTGTGGACGGCCTGGATCTCCCACACCGACCGTCCTGGCTCCGAGGCCTCGTTCACCAACGACTTCCCCTACTCGCCCGCTGCGGGTAACGACGCCGGCGGGCCGGTGATGACCTGGAGCGTCATCGCGATGGTGCTGCTGGTCGGCGGCGCGGGGATCGCCATCTGGCTCTACCAGGCCGTCGAACTCCCCGAACCCGAAGCCGAGGGCGTCTCGATCCCCCATCCGAAGGAGATCGACCTCACGCCGAGCCAGCTGTTAAGTTCCCGGTTCGTCCTCATCGGGGCGCTCCTGTTCTTCGCCCAGACGCTACTGGGCGGCTTACTCGCCCACTACTACGTCGAACGCGACGACTTCTTCGGACTCCACGAGTTCCTCGGCATCGACATCATGCAGATCCTGCCCTGGTCGATCGCCCGCACCTGGCACGTCGACCTCGGCATCCTCTGGATCGCGACGATCTGGCTCGGCGCCGGCCTCTTCCTCGCGCCGCTGCTGACCGGCCGCGAGCCGCGCAAGCAGGCCCTGTACGTCAAGGGGCTGATCGGCGCCCTGCTCGTCGTCGCCGTCGGCGCGCTCGCGGGCATCTGGCTGGGCATCAACAACTTCTTCGACGGCCAACTGTGGTGGCTGCTCGGTAACGAGGGCCTCGAGTACTTAGAGATCGGGCGCGTCTGGCAGGCCGGTCTGCTGGTCGGCTTCCTCGGCTGGACCGCCCTCGTGGCCCGCGGCTTCAAACCGCTGCTGGACCGCGAACCCCGCTACGGGCTCGCCCACATGATCGTCTACGCGGGCGGTTCGATCGGCCTGCTCTTTATGGCCGGCTTCCTCTACACGCCCCGGACGAACATCGTCGTCACGGAGTTCTGGCGCTGGTGGGTCGTCCACATGTGGGTCGAGGGCGTCTTCGAGTTCTTCATCCTCGTCGTCATCGCCCTGACGCTCGTCTCGATGAACCTCCTGCGCAAGAAGTCCGCCGAAAAGGCGGTCATCTTCCAGGCTGCGCTGGTGATGGGCAGCGGCGTTATCGGCGTCTCCCACCACTACTGGTGGGCCGGCCTCCCCGAGGTCTGGCTGCCCATCGGCAGCGTCTTCTCGACCATCGAGTTCATCCCGCTGCTCTTTATCCTCTACGAGGCGCTCGGCCAGTACCGCGCCATGGACGGGGCGTCGAAGGACTTCCCCTACCGGATGGTCTTCTACTTCATCGTCGCCTCGAGCGTCTGGAACTTCTTCGGCGCGGGCGTCATCGGCTTCTTCATCAACCTGCCGGTGATCAGCTACTTCCAGAGCGGGACCTACCTCACGGTCGCCCACGCCCACGGCGCGATGTTCGGCGCCTTCGGCTTCCTCGCGATGGGGATGGCCGTCTACATCCTCCGGGTGACCACCCGCGAGTCCCACTGGTCCGAGCGGCGCCTGACCTGGTCGTTCTGGCTGTGCAACGTCGGGCTCGCGCTGATGCTGTTCCTGTCGCTGCTGCCCGTCGGCTTCCTGCAACTCGAGACCGCGTTCACGCAGGGCTACGCCGCCTCGCGCAGCCTCGAGTTCTACAACAGCGGTATCATCCAGACGCTGTTCTGGCTGCGCATGCCCGGCGACACGCTGCTGATCGCCGGTGCCGGAATCTTCGCCTGGGACGTGGTCGCGAAACTGCTGTTCCAGCGGAAGCCGACCGCCGAGGAGACGCACAGTCACGTCATCGCCGACCGGATCTTCGGCGACAGCGACGCGATCGATCCGACCGATCCGGCCGAGCCGGTTAGCGACGACGACTGA
- a CDS encoding group I truncated hemoglobin, which produces MTDTLYDRLGGEDGIAQVVDRFYDRVMADEQVAHYFDDVDMQKQRAHQTQFISSVAGGPVEYTGEEMEAAHDDLGITPADFKAIATHLDDTLAEFDIDRDDRQAVLEAIESYRDDIVTVPN; this is translated from the coding sequence ATGACAGACACCCTGTACGATCGACTCGGCGGCGAGGACGGTATCGCCCAGGTCGTCGATCGATTCTACGATCGCGTTATGGCCGACGAGCAGGTCGCACACTACTTCGACGACGTCGACATGCAGAAACAGCGCGCCCACCAGACCCAGTTCATCAGCTCCGTCGCCGGCGGTCCCGTCGAGTACACCGGCGAGGAGATGGAAGCCGCCCACGACGACCTGGGGATCACTCCCGCGGACTTCAAGGCGATCGCGACCCACCTCGACGACACCCTCGCGGAGTTCGACATCGACAGGGACGATCGACAGGCCGTTCTCGAGGCGATCGAGAGCTACCGAGACGACATCGTTACGGTTCCGAACTGA
- the hemC gene encoding hydroxymethylbilane synthase has protein sequence MRTRGTLRLATRGSTLARRQATLVKEALEDRRYEVELVTVETTGDQIRDELIHQLGKTGAFVRELDERVLEGELDGAIHSMKDMPTEQPDELVTAAVPERGRPGDVLVTPDGSTLEELPEGATVGTSSLRRRAQLLSERDDLEVEPLRGNVDTRLEKLLAPALQEEHQQRSEADKERKANTGDEDFEPEYDRTVDEWFDDLSELERQALGREVETEYDAIVLAQAGLERSGLAHYVDYRELPTSTFVPAPGQGALAVTATDGETARDIQSAIDHPRSRVETTVERTILAELGGGCIAPVGIYAVVQGEYVHAAVTVFDRDGEESVTGTRDLPIERHAEAAREFARDLADRGAADLIERARKEAGADADNDGDAADADDTDGGSTGGVPSEDKPAGK, from the coding sequence ATGAGAACGCGCGGGACGCTGCGACTGGCGACGAGGGGGTCCACACTCGCCCGGCGACAGGCCACCCTGGTGAAGGAGGCACTGGAAGACCGCCGGTACGAGGTGGAACTCGTCACGGTCGAGACGACGGGGGACCAGATCAGGGACGAACTCATCCACCAACTCGGCAAGACGGGGGCGTTCGTCCGCGAACTCGACGAGCGCGTCCTCGAGGGCGAGCTCGACGGCGCCATCCACTCGATGAAGGACATGCCGACCGAGCAGCCCGACGAGCTCGTGACCGCCGCCGTCCCCGAGCGCGGTCGGCCGGGCGACGTGCTCGTCACCCCCGACGGCTCGACCCTCGAGGAACTCCCCGAGGGCGCCACTGTCGGTACCTCGAGCCTGCGACGTCGCGCGCAACTGCTGTCCGAGCGCGACGACCTCGAGGTCGAGCCCCTGCGCGGGAACGTCGACACGCGCCTCGAGAAGTTGCTCGCGCCCGCGCTGCAGGAGGAACACCAGCAGCGCTCCGAGGCCGATAAGGAACGCAAGGCCAACACCGGCGACGAAGACTTCGAACCGGAGTACGACCGGACCGTCGACGAGTGGTTCGACGACCTCTCGGAACTCGAGCGCCAGGCCCTCGGCCGCGAGGTCGAGACCGAGTACGACGCGATCGTCCTCGCCCAGGCGGGCCTCGAGCGCAGCGGGCTGGCCCACTACGTCGACTACCGGGAGCTGCCGACGTCGACGTTCGTCCCCGCGCCGGGCCAGGGAGCGCTCGCCGTCACCGCGACCGACGGCGAGACGGCTCGGGACATCCAGTCGGCGATCGACCATCCGCGCAGCCGCGTCGAGACGACCGTCGAGCGGACGATCCTCGCGGAACTGGGCGGCGGCTGCATCGCGCCCGTGGGCATTTACGCGGTCGTGCAGGGCGAGTACGTCCACGCCGCCGTCACCGTCTTCGACCGCGACGGCGAGGAGTCGGTGACCGGCACGCGGGACCTGCCGATCGAACGCCACGCCGAGGCCGCCCGCGAGTTCGCGCGGGACCTCGCCGATCGAGGTGCCGCGGACCTGATCGAGCGGGCGCGGAAGGAAGCGGGCGCCGACGCTGACAACGACGGCGACGCGGCCGACGCCGATGACACCGATGGCGGCAGTACTGGCGGCGTTCCCTCGGAAGATAAGCCCGCGGGAAAATAG
- a CDS encoding single-stranded-DNA-specific exonuclease RecJ: MAGPIPELEERATRCARRLCEADRVLLASHIDADGLTSAAIAAQALERAAIPFETVFEKQLDADAVADIAATDYDTVLFTDFGSGQLDIIGDHEDAGDFTPVIADHHQPADRETEYHLNPLLFGIDGASELSGAGASYVLARALAEEADQSVAADGGAVAVDSGTPARADNRDLAALAVVGAVGDMQASGGELHGANERIVAEGVEAGVLETGKDLALYGKQTRPLPKLLEYATDVRIPGISNDEAGALRFLEDLDLELQREEDGEWRRWADLENEEKRTVASALVRRAVSRGVPATKIESLVGTAYVLCEEPVGTELRDASEFSTLLNATARYERADVGLGVCLGDREGALEQARTLLRNHRRNLSEGIDLVTREGVTHEDNVQWFHAGDRIRETIVGIVAGMAMGNEGISRSKPIIAFAQKNDEEVKVSARGTHSLVRKGLDLSVVMGEASRAVDGDGGGHDVAAGATVPIGREEEFIEMAEEIVGEQLS, translated from the coding sequence ATGGCTGGGCCGATTCCCGAACTCGAGGAGCGTGCGACCCGCTGTGCGCGACGGCTGTGCGAGGCCGATCGCGTCCTCCTGGCGTCGCACATCGACGCCGACGGACTGACCAGCGCCGCGATCGCCGCGCAGGCGCTCGAGCGGGCGGCGATCCCCTTCGAGACGGTCTTCGAGAAGCAACTCGACGCGGACGCCGTCGCGGATATCGCGGCGACCGACTACGATACCGTCCTCTTCACTGACTTCGGGAGCGGCCAGCTCGATATCATCGGCGACCACGAGGACGCCGGGGACTTTACGCCGGTCATCGCGGACCACCACCAGCCGGCCGACCGCGAGACCGAGTACCACCTGAACCCGCTGCTGTTCGGGATCGACGGTGCCTCGGAGCTGTCGGGTGCCGGGGCGAGCTACGTGCTCGCGCGGGCGCTCGCCGAGGAGGCCGATCAGTCAGTTGCGGCGGACGGCGGCGCCGTCGCAGTCGATTCGGGAACGCCCGCGCGCGCCGACAACCGCGACCTCGCGGCCCTCGCGGTCGTCGGCGCCGTCGGCGACATGCAGGCCTCCGGCGGCGAACTCCACGGGGCGAACGAGCGGATCGTCGCCGAGGGCGTCGAGGCCGGCGTCCTCGAGACGGGCAAGGACCTCGCGCTCTACGGGAAACAGACCCGGCCCCTCCCGAAACTGCTCGAGTACGCCACCGACGTCCGCATCCCCGGTATCTCGAACGACGAAGCGGGCGCGCTCCGGTTCCTCGAGGACCTCGATCTCGAGTTGCAACGCGAGGAGGACGGCGAGTGGCGTCGATGGGCCGACCTCGAAAACGAGGAGAAACGGACCGTCGCCAGCGCGCTCGTTAGGCGCGCCGTCTCGCGGGGCGTTCCCGCGACGAAGATCGAGAGCCTCGTCGGCACCGCCTACGTCCTGTGCGAGGAGCCCGTCGGCACCGAACTGCGCGACGCCAGCGAGTTCTCGACGCTGCTGAACGCGACCGCCCGCTACGAGCGGGCCGACGTCGGCCTCGGCGTCTGTCTCGGCGACCGCGAGGGCGCGCTCGAGCAGGCACGGACCCTACTGCGAAACCACCGGCGAAACCTCTCCGAGGGGATCGATCTGGTCACGCGGGAGGGCGTTACCCACGAGGACAACGTCCAGTGGTTCCACGCGGGCGATCGCATCCGCGAGACGATCGTCGGCATCGTCGCGGGGATGGCGATGGGTAACGAGGGGATCAGCCGCTCGAAGCCGATCATCGCCTTCGCACAGAAAAACGACGAGGAGGTCAAGGTCTCGGCGCGCGGGACTCACTCGCTCGTCCGAAAGGGGCTTGACCTCTCAGTTGTGATGGGCGAGGCCTCGCGCGCCGTCGACGGCGACGGCGGCGGCCACGACGTCGCGGCCGGCGCGACCGTCCCGATCGGTCGCGAGGAGGAGTTCATCGAGATGGCCGAGGAAATCGTCGGCGAGCAACTGTCCTGA